One segment of Fusarium oxysporum f. sp. lycopersici 4287 chromosome 7, whole genome shotgun sequence DNA contains the following:
- a CDS encoding phospholipase D — protein MTQHRPDGDVSPMDVSPRSVSPENPNLQPAAPPVSKSTSDTLLSPVGLKITALSDPPGSTKETKPASNELALGQGKAPSSAIPRSTPASTKSLKDHGISDRDFGLVVDGDGQDNSQAPSRPSIQFTRPDGVDTPPTFMRGSSWEEPETPGKSRGASLMSKLKALTNNGGVSTPKSSTVAGPSSQGIQSNINSPTRPSRGVPGTLTEEDTDADADAEETADEGSPGDDKSKKKKQKRRMRRTKKANTSTPGTPRRFVSDIDVLDSFDQLVKRRASMPDATVPDYGVSEGEGRDRLGMAFRRGNSWMTSAVRHHGEETDEVESPGAVGRRTGHVRRITVFGGGGVSDGDAMTPRRPFFTSERASTFGAQKWKQVKNTLKLLRQKKEDRFDYFKSAELMAELRAGAPAVLMLASMIQRDEHGNKRIPVLLEQLKLRITDSSPMEDDDKDRHWLFTIELEYGSGPSRMSWTVTRTLRDIYNLHLRYKFAINNEKYMPGRMDLGGRPKQPKFPYSAFPYLRGARKKGEESDEEDQASIRGEEETAGEGTATEAAGDGILSDPENPGGLPRRKSRNFLGMGPRRRSTGITDPGDMSNPEGPGMPAMDMATRRQRYVEKQRRILEKYLSEMIRWLMFRADSNRLCRFLELSALGVRLAAEGSYHGKECYLHIQPSKGLDFRRALTPAKVISRHSRKWFLVRQSYIVCVESPENMNIFDVYLVDSKFSISSKRSKVKAIGSAEKKAEIDLTVEAPPDKHHTMTLRSSERKVRLFSRNQSVMKQFEDSINQMLKQTPWYQNKRFDSFSPVRNHVFAQWLVDGRDYMWNVSRAINMARDVIYIHDWWLSPELYMRRPAAISQKWRLDRLLQKKAREGVKVFVIVYRNVEAAIPIDSEYTKFSLLNLHPNIFVQRSPNQFKKNQFFFAHHEKICIVDHDVAFVGGIDLCFGRWDSPQHPIVDDKPTGFEMSETPKDAEHCQLFPGKDYSNPRVQDFFRLNEPYEEMYDRSKVPRMPWHDVAMQVVGQPARDLTRHFVQRWNYLRRGRKPTRPLPFLLPPPDANVDELKELGLTGTCEVQILRSATTWSLGIEQTEHSIQNAYIKMIEESDHFVYMENQFFITSTEAYNTRIVNRIGDALVERIIRAHENDEDWRCVIVIPLMPGFQNTVDEQEGTSVRLILMCQYASICRGEQSIFGRLRAAGIEPEDYIAFYSLRQWGIMSNDVLVTEQLYIHAKTIIVDDRVALIGSANINERSMLGSRDSECAAIVRDTDMINSTMAGRPYQVGRFAHTLRLRLMREHLGLDVDEILEQERQAELDRQDFEKEMEDIYNEENGGPADSSKLSPKRPDHLRIPSINHDLDAAVEVEDDSSSSSSSSDSNAEVDSTVINQAEDKVKHELDVTGYGPDRWKSAEKSGLDAGRDSVIINGREVLVSNISNEGKGTLQSPKETQPHSPQPDNRYLDPGNHNDGLPPVPALNRRTTDQLGLPRPAQLPSLPISDDTDIGGPPLHIDPETGKPVNGVFHPMAADIHLAHIDKDCMVDPVNPNFIDEIWNRAAQNNTKLYRRVFRCMPDSEVSTWAEYREYTTYGERFRASMEGGRSRGEDSEFPPSSRHRGSTAGGAGVSAPGPEVMAKAIETEAEKAIGRMTEKLPLGHHEEDRIKIVIPDESQRDADEKQAMKDGEAISSRPTTGLENENGSDAHQHIEAPSPVYSPGDTPFPAFDGGSSGRYLDPQTGTKDRERRTTFSTLEKPSSRDTNAPPPGQFGSVKRRRRATTKNSRRGFSIDDMPSRGQAEELLNMVQGNIVQFPYDWLLTEEQNGNWGYQVDGVAPLAIYN, from the exons ATGACGCAACATCGACCAGACGGGGATGTCTCGCCCATGGACGTCAGTCCTCGTTCAGTTTCCCCAGAGAACCCGAATCTCCAACCTGCTGCCCCCCCTGTTTCCAAATCAACCTCCGATACTCTCCTATCTCCTGTCGGTCTCAAGATTACAGCCTTGTCAGACCCTCCAGGTTCGACCAAAGAAACGAAGCCAGCTTCAAACGAATTGGCTTTGGGCCAGGGCAAGGCACCTTCATCGGCTATACCAAGATCCACCCCAGCTTCAACCAAGTCGCTCAAGGACCATGGCATTAGCGACCGAGACTTTGGCCTGGTTGTTGACGGTGACGGACAAGACAATAGTCAGGCGCCTTCGAGACCGAGCATACAGTTCACCCGCCCAGATGGCGTTGATACGCCTCCAACATTCATGCGAGGCTCTTCATGGGAAGAGCCAGAAACCCCAGGCAAATCTCGTGGTGCCTCCTTGATGTCCAAACTCAAGGCTCTCACCAACAACGGTGGCGTGTCGACACCAAAGTCATCTACTGTGGCTGGACCTTCGAGTCAAGGCATTCAATCGAACATCAACTCTCCGACGCGACCGAGCCGTGGAGTCCCTGGCACTTTGACAGAGGAGGACACTGACGCCGATGCTGACGCCGAGGAAACAGCCGATGAGGGCAGCCCCGGAGATGACAAAtcgaagaaaaagaaacagaagagaaggatgCGCCGCACAAAGAAGGCAAACACTTCTACACCTGGAACGCCTCGCCGCTTTGTGAGCGACATCGATGTGTTGGATAGCTTCGACCAGTTGGTCAAGCGCCGTGCAAGTATGCCCGATGCAACTGTCCCTGATTATGGTGTCTCTGAAGGCGAAGGTAGAGACCGCTTGGGCATGGCTTTCCGTAGAGGAAACTCTTGGATGACTTCCGCTGTGCGACACCATGGCGAGGAAACTGATGAAGTCGAAAGCCCTGGAGCGGTTGGACGACGAACAGGTCATGTCCGCCGAATCACCgtttttggtggtggagggGTTTCGGATGGTGATGCTATGACACCTCGACGCCCCTTCTTCACTTCTGAACGTGCGTCCACTTTTGGTGCTCAGAAGTGGAAGCAAGTCAAGAACACACTAAAACTCCTTCGacagaagaaagaagatcGTTTTGACTATTTTAAATCGGCTGAGCTGATGGCCGAACTAAGGGCTGGTGCTCCCGCCGTTCTTATGCTTGCTAGCATGATACAAAGAGATGAACACGGGAATAAGAGAATCCCggttcttcttgagcagctCAAGCTTCGCATTACCGATAGCTCCCCCATGGAGGATGACGACAAGGATCGACACTGGCTATTCACTATAGAACTGGAATACGGAAGTGGACCGAGCAGAATGAGTTGGACTGTAACTCGAACGCTTAGAGATATCTACAATCTACATTTGCGTTACAAGTTTGCTATCAACAACGAAAAGTACATGCCTGGGCGCATGGACTTGGGTGGCCGGCCGAAACAACCCAAATTTCCATACTCGGCCTTCCCTTATCTTCGCGGTGCTCGCAAGAAGGGAGAAGAaagcgatgaagaagatcaagccaGTATTcgcggagaagaagagacagCTGGCGAAGGTACAGCAACTGAAGCAGCAGGAGACGGCATTCTCAGTGACCCCGAAAATCCCGGTGGCCTCCCACGAAGGAAGTCTCGCAATTTCCTGGGGATGGGCCCAAGGCGCAGATCCACAGGCATTACCGATCCTGGGGATATGTCCAACCCAGAGGGTCCAGGGATGCCTGCTATGGACATGGCAACGCGGAGACAACGTTATGTTGAGAAGCAACGGCGTATTCTTGAAAAGTACCTGTCTGAGATGATCAGATGGCTCATGTTCAGAGCTGACAGCAACCGGCTCTGCCGCTTTCTCGAACTCTCGGCCCTTGGCGTTCGCCTCGCCGCCGAGGGTAGTTACCATGGAAAGGAGTGTTACCTTCATATCCAACCTTCGAAGGGTTTAGACTTTCGCCGTGCTTTGACACCAGCGAAGGTCATCTCTCGACACAGTCGGAAATGGTTCCTCGTACGACAGAGCTATATCGTCTGCGTAGAGTCACCCGAAAACATGAACATTTTTGATGTGTACCTAGTCGATTCGAAATTCAGTATTTCCTCGAAGCGAAGTAAGGTCAAGGCGATTGGCTccgctgagaagaaggctgagatcGATTTGACTGTGGAGGCACCCCCTGACAAACATCATACTATGACTCTTCGTTCATCTGAACGCAAGGTCCGCCTCTTCTCCCGCAACCAATCCGTGATGAAGCAGTTTGAGGATTCCATCAACCAGATGCTCAAGCAAACTCCCTGGTATCAGAACAAACGATTTGACAGTTTCTCTCCAGTACGAAACCATGTATTTGCCCAATGGCTCGTCGACGGCCGCGACTATATGTGGAACGTTTCTCGAGCTATCAATATGGCCCGCGATGTCATTTACATCCACGATTGGTGGCTGAGCCCCGAGCTGTACATGCGCAGACCAGCGGCTATCAGCCAGAAATGGCGACTGGATAGACTGCTACAGAAGAAAGCTAGAGAAGGTGTTAAAGTCTTTGTCATAGTGTACCGAAACGTCGAAGCCGCCATTCCGATAGATTCTGAGTATACCAAGTTTTCATTGTTGAACCTCCACCCTAACATCTTCGTACAACGATCCCCCAACCAATTCAAGAAGAACCAGTTCTTCTTCGCTCACCACGAGAAGATCTGCATCGTGGATCACGATGTAGCCTTTGTTGGAGGAATTGATTTGTGCTTTGGACGATGGGATAGTCCTCAGCATCCTATCGTCGACGACAAACCAACTGGATTTGAGATGTCTGAGACACCTAAGGATGCAGAGCATTGCCAGTTATTCCCTGGAAAGGACTACTCAAATCCTCGAGTGCAGGACTTCTTCAGGCTCAACGAGCCGTATGAGGAAATGTACGACCGAAGCAAAGTACCTCGCATGCCTTGGCATGATGTTGCCATGCAAGTTGTGGGCCAGCCTGCAAGAGACTTGACGCGCCACTTCGTCCAGCGTTGGAATTACCTTCGCCGAGGACGGAAGCCTACACGCCCATTGCCCTTCCTGCTCCCCCCGCCGGATGCTAACGTAGATGAGTTGAAGGAGCTGGGTTTAACTGGCACTTGCGAAGTCCAAATTCTTCGATCTGCCACCACTTGGTCTTTGGGTATCGAGCAGACTGAGCACAGTATTCAGAATGCATACATCAAAATGATCGAGGAGTCAGATCATTTTGTCTATATGGAAAACCAGTTTTTCATTACCAGTACTGAGGCATATAACACCAGAATCGTGAACCGTATCGGCGACGCTCTCGTTGAACGAATCATACGGGCTCACGAGAATGATGAAGACTGGCGTTGCGTTATTGTTATTCCCCTCATGCCTGGATTTCAAAATACAGTCGATGAACAGGAGGGTACAAGTGTTCGCCTGATCTTGATGTGTCAGTACGCTAGTATTTGTAGAGGTGAACAGTCCATCTTTGGCAGGCTTCGAGCCGCTGGCATTGAGCCGGAAGACTACATCGCCTTCTACTCGCTTCGTCAGTGGGGAATCATGAGTAACGATGTCCTTGTCACCGAGCAACTCTACATCCATGCCAAGACAATTATCGTTGATGACCGCGTGGCTCTTATCGGCTCCGCCAACATTAATGAGCGATCAATGCTTGGTAGTCGTGACTCGGAGTGTGCTGCAATCGTTCGAGATACTGACATGATCAACTCGACAATGGCTGGAAGACCGTACCAGGTTGGCCGTTTTGCTCACACACTCCGACTCCGACTGATGCGAGAACATCTCGGCCTCGACGTTGACGAAATACTTGAGCAAGAGCGCCAGGCAGAGCTTGACCGTCAAGATttcgagaaggagatggaggataTATATAATGAAGAGAATGGTGGTCCTGCCGATTCCTCAAAGCTTTCACCGAAACGCCCCGATCACCTACGTATTCCAAGTATTAACCATGACCTagatgctgctgttgaggttgaagacgacagcagcagcagcagcagcagcagcgacaGTAACGCAGAAGTGGATAGTACTGTCATCAATCAAGCAGAGGATAAGGTAAAGCATGAGCTGGACGTGACCGGTTATGGGCCTGACCGTTGGAAGTCTGCCGAGAAATCTGGCCTTGATGCTGGCCGCGATTCTGTTATCATCAATGGTCGCGAAGTCCTTGTTAGCAATATAAGCAATGAAGGCAAGGGGACACTGCAATCACCCAAGGAAACACAGCCACACAGTCCTCAGCCCGATAATCGATATCTGGACCCAGGAAACCACAACGACGGCCTCCCCCCTGTGCCAGCTCTAAACCGTCGCACTACAGATCAACTTGGTCTGCCCCGTCCCGCACAGCTACCGTCTTTGCCGATAAGCGACGATACTGACATTGGCGGCCCTCCACTACATATCGATCCTGAAACGGGAAAACCGGTTAATGGTGTTTTCCATCCGATGGCCGCAGATATTCATTTAGCACACATTGACAAAGACTGTATGGTAGATCCAGTCAACCCCAACTTTATTGACGAAATTTGGAACCGGGCTGCTCAAAACAACACGAAGCTCTATCGCCGAGTGTTCCGCTGCATGCCGGATTCCGAAGTGAGCACTTGGGCAGAGTATCGAGAGTACACGACCTACGGCGAGAGGTTCCGGGCAAGCATGGAAGGTGGCCGATCCAGAGGTGAAGACTCGGAGTTTCCTCCATCCTCGAGACATCGTGGATCCACTGCGGGTGGTGCCGGTGTTAGTGCACCAGGACCAGAGGTGATGGCTAAGGCCATTGAAACTGAAGCGGAGAAGGCAATCGGAAGAATGACCGAGAAGCTCCCTCTTGGCCACCATGAGGAGGATAGAATCAAAATCGTCATTCCTGACGAAAGCCAACGCGATGCTGATGAAAAACAAGCAATGAAAGATGGTGAGGCTATATCATCACGACCCACCACTGGGCTGGAGAATGAGAATGGTTCTGATGCACATCAACACATAGAGGCACCATCTCCAGTCTACTCGCCCGGAGATACCCCATTCCCTGCCTTCGATGGAGGCAGCAGTGGAAGATACCTTGACCCACAGACAGGTACCAAGGACAGAGAGAGGCGCACTACTTTTTCGACGCTCGAGAAACCATCCTCAAGAGATACCAATGCCCCTCCACCGGGGCAGTTTGGCTCAGTGAAGCGCAGACGCCGTGCAACCACTAAGAATAGCCGACGCGGCTTTAGTATCGATGACATGCCATCACGGGGGCAGGCTGAAGAGCTTTTAAATATGGTCCAGGGCAATATCGTGCAGTTCCCTTATGATTGGCTCCTTACAGAAGAGCAGAACGGGAACTGGGGTTACCAAGTCGATGGCGTCGCCCCCTTGGCAATTTA TAACTAA
- a CDS encoding phospholipase D yields MTQHRPDGDVSPMDVSPRSVSPENPNLQPAAPPVSKSTSDTLLSPVGLKITALSDPPGSTKETKPASNELALGQGKAPSSAIPRSTPASTKSLKDHGISDRDFGLVVDGDGQDNSQAPSRPSIQFTRPDGVDTPPTFMRGSSWEEPETPGKSRGASLMSKLKALTNNGGVSTPKSSTVAGPSSQGIQSNINSPTRPSRGVPGTLTEEDTDADADAEETADEGSPGDDKSKKKKQKRRMRRTKKANTSTPGTPRRFVSDIDVLDSFDQLVKRRASMPDATVPDYGVSEGEGRDRLGMAFRRGNSWMTSAVRHHGEETDEVESPGAVGRRTGHVRRITVFGGGGVSDGDAMTPRRPFFTSERASTFGAQKWKQVKNTLKLLRQKKEDRFDYFKSAELMAELRAGAPAVLMLASMIQRDEHGNKRIPVLLEQLKLRITDSSPMEDDDKDRHWLFTIELEYGSGPSRMSWTVTRTLRDIYNLHLRYKFAINNEKYMPGRMDLGGRPKQPKFPYSAFPYLRGARKKGEESDEEDQASIRGEEETAGEGTATEAAGDGILSDPENPGGLPRRKSRNFLGMGPRRRSTGITDPGDMSNPEGPGMPAMDMATRRQRYVEKQRRILEKYLSEMIRWLMFRADSNRLCRFLELSALGVRLAAEGSYHGKECYLHIQPSKGLDFRRALTPAKVISRHSRKWFLVRQSYIVCVESPENMNIFDVYLVDSKFSISSKRSKVKAIGSAEKKAEIDLTVEAPPDKHHTMTLRSSERKVRLFSRNQSVMKQFEDSINQMLKQTPWYQNKRFDSFSPVRNHVFAQWLVDGRDYMWNVSRAINMARDVIYIHDWWLSPELYMRRPAAISQKWRLDRLLQKKAREGVKVFVIVYRNVEAAIPIDSEYTKFSLLNLHPNIFVQRSPNQFKKNQFFFAHHEKICIVDHDVAFVGGIDLCFGRWDSPQHPIVDDKPTGFEMSETPKDAEHCQLFPGKDYSNPRVQDFFRLNEPYEEMYDRSKVPRMPWHDVAMQVVGQPARDLTRHFVQRWNYLRRGRKPTRPLPFLLPPPDANVDELKELGLTGTCEVQILRSATTWSLGIEQTEHSIQNAYIKMIEESDHFVYMENQFFITSTEAYNTRIVNRIGDALVERIIRAHENDEDWRCVIVIPLMPGFQNTVDEQEGTSVRLILMCQYASICRGEQSIFGRLRAAGIEPEDYIAFYSLRQWGIMSNDVLVTEQLYIHAKTIIVDDRVALIGSANINERSMLGSRDSECAAIVRDTDMINSTMAGRPYQVGRFAHTLRLRLMREHLGLDVDEILEQERQAELDRQDFEKEMEDIYNEENGGPADSSKLSPKRPDHLRIPSINHDLDAAVEVEDDSSSSSSSSDSNAEVDSTVINQAEDKVKHELDVTGYGPDRWKSAEKSGLDAGRDSVIINGREVLVSNISNEGKGTLQSPKETQPHSPQPDNRYLDPGNHNDGLPPVPALNRRTTDQLGLPRPAQLPSLPISDDTDIGGPPLHIDPETGKPVNGVFHPMAADIHLAHIDKDCMVDPVNPNFIDEIWNRAAQNNTKLYRRVFRCMPDSEVSTWAEYREYTTYGERFRASMEGGRSRGEDSEFPPSSRHRGSTAGGAGVSAPGPEVMAKAIETEAEKAIGRMTEKLPLGHHEEDRIKIVIPDESQRDADEKQAMKDEAPSPVYSPGDTPFPAFDGGSSGRYLDPQTGTKDRERRTTFSTLEKPSSRDTNAPPPGQFGSVKRRRRATTKNSRRGFSIDDMPSRGQAEELLNMVQGNIVQFPYDWLLTEEQNGNWGYQVDGVAPLAIYN; encoded by the exons ATGACGCAACATCGACCAGACGGGGATGTCTCGCCCATGGACGTCAGTCCTCGTTCAGTTTCCCCAGAGAACCCGAATCTCCAACCTGCTGCCCCCCCTGTTTCCAAATCAACCTCCGATACTCTCCTATCTCCTGTCGGTCTCAAGATTACAGCCTTGTCAGACCCTCCAGGTTCGACCAAAGAAACGAAGCCAGCTTCAAACGAATTGGCTTTGGGCCAGGGCAAGGCACCTTCATCGGCTATACCAAGATCCACCCCAGCTTCAACCAAGTCGCTCAAGGACCATGGCATTAGCGACCGAGACTTTGGCCTGGTTGTTGACGGTGACGGACAAGACAATAGTCAGGCGCCTTCGAGACCGAGCATACAGTTCACCCGCCCAGATGGCGTTGATACGCCTCCAACATTCATGCGAGGCTCTTCATGGGAAGAGCCAGAAACCCCAGGCAAATCTCGTGGTGCCTCCTTGATGTCCAAACTCAAGGCTCTCACCAACAACGGTGGCGTGTCGACACCAAAGTCATCTACTGTGGCTGGACCTTCGAGTCAAGGCATTCAATCGAACATCAACTCTCCGACGCGACCGAGCCGTGGAGTCCCTGGCACTTTGACAGAGGAGGACACTGACGCCGATGCTGACGCCGAGGAAACAGCCGATGAGGGCAGCCCCGGAGATGACAAAtcgaagaaaaagaaacagaagagaaggatgCGCCGCACAAAGAAGGCAAACACTTCTACACCTGGAACGCCTCGCCGCTTTGTGAGCGACATCGATGTGTTGGATAGCTTCGACCAGTTGGTCAAGCGCCGTGCAAGTATGCCCGATGCAACTGTCCCTGATTATGGTGTCTCTGAAGGCGAAGGTAGAGACCGCTTGGGCATGGCTTTCCGTAGAGGAAACTCTTGGATGACTTCCGCTGTGCGACACCATGGCGAGGAAACTGATGAAGTCGAAAGCCCTGGAGCGGTTGGACGACGAACAGGTCATGTCCGCCGAATCACCgtttttggtggtggagggGTTTCGGATGGTGATGCTATGACACCTCGACGCCCCTTCTTCACTTCTGAACGTGCGTCCACTTTTGGTGCTCAGAAGTGGAAGCAAGTCAAGAACACACTAAAACTCCTTCGacagaagaaagaagatcGTTTTGACTATTTTAAATCGGCTGAGCTGATGGCCGAACTAAGGGCTGGTGCTCCCGCCGTTCTTATGCTTGCTAGCATGATACAAAGAGATGAACACGGGAATAAGAGAATCCCggttcttcttgagcagctCAAGCTTCGCATTACCGATAGCTCCCCCATGGAGGATGACGACAAGGATCGACACTGGCTATTCACTATAGAACTGGAATACGGAAGTGGACCGAGCAGAATGAGTTGGACTGTAACTCGAACGCTTAGAGATATCTACAATCTACATTTGCGTTACAAGTTTGCTATCAACAACGAAAAGTACATGCCTGGGCGCATGGACTTGGGTGGCCGGCCGAAACAACCCAAATTTCCATACTCGGCCTTCCCTTATCTTCGCGGTGCTCGCAAGAAGGGAGAAGAaagcgatgaagaagatcaagccaGTATTcgcggagaagaagagacagCTGGCGAAGGTACAGCAACTGAAGCAGCAGGAGACGGCATTCTCAGTGACCCCGAAAATCCCGGTGGCCTCCCACGAAGGAAGTCTCGCAATTTCCTGGGGATGGGCCCAAGGCGCAGATCCACAGGCATTACCGATCCTGGGGATATGTCCAACCCAGAGGGTCCAGGGATGCCTGCTATGGACATGGCAACGCGGAGACAACGTTATGTTGAGAAGCAACGGCGTATTCTTGAAAAGTACCTGTCTGAGATGATCAGATGGCTCATGTTCAGAGCTGACAGCAACCGGCTCTGCCGCTTTCTCGAACTCTCGGCCCTTGGCGTTCGCCTCGCCGCCGAGGGTAGTTACCATGGAAAGGAGTGTTACCTTCATATCCAACCTTCGAAGGGTTTAGACTTTCGCCGTGCTTTGACACCAGCGAAGGTCATCTCTCGACACAGTCGGAAATGGTTCCTCGTACGACAGAGCTATATCGTCTGCGTAGAGTCACCCGAAAACATGAACATTTTTGATGTGTACCTAGTCGATTCGAAATTCAGTATTTCCTCGAAGCGAAGTAAGGTCAAGGCGATTGGCTccgctgagaagaaggctgagatcGATTTGACTGTGGAGGCACCCCCTGACAAACATCATACTATGACTCTTCGTTCATCTGAACGCAAGGTCCGCCTCTTCTCCCGCAACCAATCCGTGATGAAGCAGTTTGAGGATTCCATCAACCAGATGCTCAAGCAAACTCCCTGGTATCAGAACAAACGATTTGACAGTTTCTCTCCAGTACGAAACCATGTATTTGCCCAATGGCTCGTCGACGGCCGCGACTATATGTGGAACGTTTCTCGAGCTATCAATATGGCCCGCGATGTCATTTACATCCACGATTGGTGGCTGAGCCCCGAGCTGTACATGCGCAGACCAGCGGCTATCAGCCAGAAATGGCGACTGGATAGACTGCTACAGAAGAAAGCTAGAGAAGGTGTTAAAGTCTTTGTCATAGTGTACCGAAACGTCGAAGCCGCCATTCCGATAGATTCTGAGTATACCAAGTTTTCATTGTTGAACCTCCACCCTAACATCTTCGTACAACGATCCCCCAACCAATTCAAGAAGAACCAGTTCTTCTTCGCTCACCACGAGAAGATCTGCATCGTGGATCACGATGTAGCCTTTGTTGGAGGAATTGATTTGTGCTTTGGACGATGGGATAGTCCTCAGCATCCTATCGTCGACGACAAACCAACTGGATTTGAGATGTCTGAGACACCTAAGGATGCAGAGCATTGCCAGTTATTCCCTGGAAAGGACTACTCAAATCCTCGAGTGCAGGACTTCTTCAGGCTCAACGAGCCGTATGAGGAAATGTACGACCGAAGCAAAGTACCTCGCATGCCTTGGCATGATGTTGCCATGCAAGTTGTGGGCCAGCCTGCAAGAGACTTGACGCGCCACTTCGTCCAGCGTTGGAATTACCTTCGCCGAGGACGGAAGCCTACACGCCCATTGCCCTTCCTGCTCCCCCCGCCGGATGCTAACGTAGATGAGTTGAAGGAGCTGGGTTTAACTGGCACTTGCGAAGTCCAAATTCTTCGATCTGCCACCACTTGGTCTTTGGGTATCGAGCAGACTGAGCACAGTATTCAGAATGCATACATCAAAATGATCGAGGAGTCAGATCATTTTGTCTATATGGAAAACCAGTTTTTCATTACCAGTACTGAGGCATATAACACCAGAATCGTGAACCGTATCGGCGACGCTCTCGTTGAACGAATCATACGGGCTCACGAGAATGATGAAGACTGGCGTTGCGTTATTGTTATTCCCCTCATGCCTGGATTTCAAAATACAGTCGATGAACAGGAGGGTACAAGTGTTCGCCTGATCTTGATGTGTCAGTACGCTAGTATTTGTAGAGGTGAACAGTCCATCTTTGGCAGGCTTCGAGCCGCTGGCATTGAGCCGGAAGACTACATCGCCTTCTACTCGCTTCGTCAGTGGGGAATCATGAGTAACGATGTCCTTGTCACCGAGCAACTCTACATCCATGCCAAGACAATTATCGTTGATGACCGCGTGGCTCTTATCGGCTCCGCCAACATTAATGAGCGATCAATGCTTGGTAGTCGTGACTCGGAGTGTGCTGCAATCGTTCGAGATACTGACATGATCAACTCGACAATGGCTGGAAGACCGTACCAGGTTGGCCGTTTTGCTCACACACTCCGACTCCGACTGATGCGAGAACATCTCGGCCTCGACGTTGACGAAATACTTGAGCAAGAGCGCCAGGCAGAGCTTGACCGTCAAGATttcgagaaggagatggaggataTATATAATGAAGAGAATGGTGGTCCTGCCGATTCCTCAAAGCTTTCACCGAAACGCCCCGATCACCTACGTATTCCAAGTATTAACCATGACCTagatgctgctgttgaggttgaagacgacagcagcagcagcagcagcagcagcgacaGTAACGCAGAAGTGGATAGTACTGTCATCAATCAAGCAGAGGATAAGGTAAAGCATGAGCTGGACGTGACCGGTTATGGGCCTGACCGTTGGAAGTCTGCCGAGAAATCTGGCCTTGATGCTGGCCGCGATTCTGTTATCATCAATGGTCGCGAAGTCCTTGTTAGCAATATAAGCAATGAAGGCAAGGGGACACTGCAATCACCCAAGGAAACACAGCCACACAGTCCTCAGCCCGATAATCGATATCTGGACCCAGGAAACCACAACGACGGCCTCCCCCCTGTGCCAGCTCTAAACCGTCGCACTACAGATCAACTTGGTCTGCCCCGTCCCGCACAGCTACCGTCTTTGCCGATAAGCGACGATACTGACATTGGCGGCCCTCCACTACATATCGATCCTGAAACGGGAAAACCGGTTAATGGTGTTTTCCATCCGATGGCCGCAGATATTCATTTAGCACACATTGACAAAGACTGTATGGTAGATCCAGTCAACCCCAACTTTATTGACGAAATTTGGAACCGGGCTGCTCAAAACAACACGAAGCTCTATCGCCGAGTGTTCCGCTGCATGCCGGATTCCGAAGTGAGCACTTGGGCAGAGTATCGAGAGTACACGACCTACGGCGAGAGGTTCCGGGCAAGCATGGAAGGTGGCCGATCCAGAGGTGAAGACTCGGAGTTTCCTCCATCCTCGAGACATCGTGGATCCACTGCGGGTGGTGCCGGTGTTAGTGCACCAGGACCAGAGGTGATGGCTAAGGCCATTGAAACTGAAGCGGAGAAGGCAATCGGAAGAATGACCGAGAAGCTCCCTCTTGGCCACCATGAGGAGGATAGAATCAAAATCGTCATTCCTGACGAAAGCCAACGCGATGCTGATGAAAAACAAGCAATGAAAGATG AGGCACCATCTCCAGTCTACTCGCCCGGAGATACCCCATTCCCTGCCTTCGATGGAGGCAGCAGTGGAAGATACCTTGACCCACAGACAGGTACCAAGGACAGAGAGAGGCGCACTACTTTTTCGACGCTCGAGAAACCATCCTCAAGAGATACCAATGCCCCTCCACCGGGGCAGTTTGGCTCAGTGAAGCGCAGACGCCGTGCAACCACTAAGAATAGCCGACGCGGCTTTAGTATCGATGACATGCCATCACGGGGGCAGGCTGAAGAGCTTTTAAATATGGTCCAGGGCAATATCGTGCAGTTCCCTTATGATTGGCTCCTTACAGAAGAGCAGAACGGGAACTGGGGTTACCAAGTCGATGGCGTCGCCCCCTTGGCAATTTA TAACTAA